A stretch of Pseudomonas sp. LS.1a DNA encodes these proteins:
- a CDS encoding superoxide dismutase yields MPHTLPALPYAYAALEPHIDAQTMEIHHTRHHQTYVNGLNAAIEGTEWAEWPVEKLVGAVRQLPENLRGAVTNHGGGHANHSLFWTVMSPQGGGEPQGSLAQAISAQLGGFDAFKEAFTKAALTRFGSGWAWLSVTPQKTLAVESSGNQDSPLMHGNTPILGLDVWEHAYYLKYQNRRPEYIGAFYNVIAWAEVERRYLEALK; encoded by the coding sequence CCTACGCTGCGCTGGAGCCGCACATCGACGCGCAGACCATGGAAATCCACCACACCAGGCACCACCAGACCTACGTCAATGGACTCAACGCCGCCATCGAAGGCACCGAGTGGGCTGAGTGGCCGGTGGAAAAACTGGTCGGTGCGGTCAGGCAACTGCCGGAAAACCTGCGTGGTGCGGTGACCAATCATGGCGGCGGGCACGCCAACCACAGCCTGTTCTGGACCGTGATGTCGCCGCAGGGTGGGGGTGAGCCGCAGGGCTCGCTGGCGCAAGCCATCAGCGCGCAGCTGGGCGGTTTCGACGCCTTCAAGGAGGCCTTCACCAAGGCTGCGCTGACCCGCTTCGGCAGTGGCTGGGCCTGGCTCAGCGTGACCCCGCAGAAAACCCTGGCAGTGGAAAGCAGCGGCAACCAGGACAGCCCGCTGATGCACGGCAATACGCCTATCCTCGGCCTGGACGTGTGGGAGCATGCCTACTACCTGAAGTACCAGAACCGTCGTCCGGAATACATCGGTGCCTTCTACAACGTCATTGCCTGGGCGGAAGTGGAGCGCCGCTACCTCGAAGCCCTGAAGTGA
- a CDS encoding HPr family phosphocarrier protein, with the protein MPAREITIINKLGLHARAAAKFVGVAGRFPCQVRVGRAPDKLVDGKSIMAVMMLAAGKGTQVHLHTEGEQDDDAMAALVELINNYFDEGE; encoded by the coding sequence ATGCCCGCCCGTGAAATAACCATCATCAACAAGCTGGGTCTGCATGCCCGGGCGGCAGCCAAGTTCGTCGGCGTTGCCGGCCGCTTCCCCTGCCAGGTCAGGGTTGGCCGTGCGCCGGACAAGCTGGTGGATGGCAAGAGCATCATGGCGGTGATGATGCTGGCGGCCGGCAAAGGCACCCAGGTGCACCTGCATACCGAAGGTGAGCAGGACGACGATGCCATGGCAGCGCTGGTCGAGCTGATCAACAATTATTTCGACGAAGGCGAATGA
- the rapZ gene encoding RNase adapter RapZ, whose protein sequence is MRLIIVSGRSGSGKSTALDVLEDNGFYCIDNLPAGLLPQLAENALINTELQQPKVAVSIDARNLPSHLTRFPELLEEARARHIQCDVLYLDADEDMLLKRFSETRRRHPLTNANRSLAEAIRVESELLGPIADLADLKIDTTNLNLYQLRDSIKLRLLNQPEPGTAFLVESFGFKRGMPVDADLVFDVRCLPNPYWKPELREHSGLDQPVIDYLAAQPDVEEMFNDISSYLLKWLPRFAASNRAYVTIAIGCTGGHHRSVYITERLGQLLQQSLKNVQVRHRDL, encoded by the coding sequence ATGCGCCTGATCATCGTCAGCGGCCGGTCCGGCTCCGGCAAGAGCACCGCCCTCGATGTCCTGGAAGACAACGGTTTCTACTGCATTGACAACCTGCCCGCCGGGCTGCTGCCGCAGCTGGCGGAAAATGCGCTGATCAACACCGAATTGCAGCAACCCAAGGTCGCCGTGTCGATCGACGCGCGCAACCTGCCCAGCCACCTGACACGCTTCCCCGAACTGCTCGAAGAAGCCCGCGCCCGGCACATCCAGTGCGACGTGCTGTACCTGGATGCCGATGAAGACATGCTGCTCAAGCGCTTCTCGGAAACCCGCCGACGCCACCCGCTGACCAACGCCAACCGCTCGCTCGCGGAAGCGATTCGTGTGGAAAGCGAATTGCTGGGGCCGATTGCGGACCTGGCCGACCTGAAGATCGATACCACCAACCTGAACCTTTACCAGCTGCGCGATTCGATCAAGCTGCGCCTGCTCAACCAGCCCGAGCCTGGCACCGCGTTCCTGGTCGAGTCGTTCGGTTTCAAGCGCGGAATGCCGGTCGATGCCGACCTGGTGTTCGATGTGCGCTGCCTGCCCAACCCCTACTGGAAGCCCGAGTTGCGTGAGCACTCCGGCCTCGACCAACCGGTGATCGACTACCTGGCCGCACAGCCGGATGTCGAAGAGATGTTCAACGACATTTCCAGCTACCTGCTCAAATGGCTGCCCCGTTTCGCCGCCAGCAACCGTGCCTACGTTACCATTGCCATTGGCTGCACCGGCGGCCACCACCGCTCGGTGTATATCACCGAACGCCTTGGCCAGTTGCTGCAGCAATCCCTGAAAAACGTCCAGGTCCGCCACCGCGACCTCTAG
- the ptsN gene encoding PTS IIA-like nitrogen regulatory protein PtsN codes for MIRLETILTPGRSLVNVPGGSKKRALEKVATVIAEQVPELEMQDVFEKLVAREKLGSTGFGNGIAIPHCRLEGCSAPVSALLHLEAPIDYDAIDGAPVDLLFVLLVPEAATDAHLELLRQIASMLDRKEVRDRLRAATSSEALFQVVLDVQNEH; via the coding sequence ATGATCCGACTTGAAACCATCCTGACCCCCGGCCGTTCCCTCGTGAACGTGCCGGGCGGCAGCAAGAAGCGCGCCCTGGAAAAGGTCGCCACCGTCATCGCCGAACAAGTGCCAGAACTGGAGATGCAGGATGTCTTCGAAAAACTGGTCGCCCGGGAAAAACTCGGTTCGACCGGTTTCGGCAATGGCATCGCCATCCCGCACTGCCGGCTGGAAGGATGTTCCGCTCCGGTCAGCGCCCTGCTGCACCTGGAAGCCCCTATCGACTACGACGCCATCGATGGCGCGCCGGTGGACCTGCTGTTCGTCCTGCTGGTGCCGGAAGCCGCCACCGATGCCCATCTGGAACTGCTGCGCCAGATTGCCAGCATGCTCGATCGCAAGGAGGTCCGTGATCGCCTGCGTGCGGCCACCAGCAGCGAGGCCCTGTTCCAGGTTGTCCTGGACGTACAGAACGAGCACTGA
- the hpf gene encoding ribosome hibernation-promoting factor, HPF/YfiA family, whose protein sequence is MQVNISGQHVEVTQPLRDYVLEKLARVESHFDKITNVQVIMKVEKLQQKVEATLQIPGGEVVANAEHEDMYAAIDALADKLDRQLKKHKEKQQSLLQGAAAR, encoded by the coding sequence ATGCAAGTCAATATCAGTGGACAGCATGTAGAAGTCACCCAGCCACTGCGCGATTATGTGCTTGAAAAGCTCGCTCGCGTGGAAAGTCACTTCGACAAGATCACCAACGTGCAGGTCATCATGAAAGTCGAGAAGCTGCAGCAGAAGGTCGAGGCGACCTTGCAGATTCCCGGCGGCGAAGTGGTTGCCAACGCCGAACACGAAGACATGTATGCAGCGATCGATGCCTTGGCCGACAAGCTCGACCGCCAACTGAAAAAACACAAGGAAAAACAGCAAAGCCTGCTGCAAGGTGCAGCTGCCCGCTGA
- a CDS encoding RNA polymerase factor sigma-54, which translates to MKPSLVLKMGQQLTMTPQLQQAIRLLQLSTLDLQQEIQEALESNPMLERQEDGDDFDNSDPMADNAENKPAAEVQDNSFQESTTSADTLEDGEWSERIPNELPVDTAWEDIYQTSASSLPSNDDDEWDFTTRTSAGESLQSHLLWQLNLAPMSDTDRLIAVTLIDSINGQGYLEDTLEEICAGFDPELDIELDEVEAVLHRIQQFEPAGIAARSLGECLLLQLRQLPANTPWMTEAKRLVTDFIDLLGSRDYSQLMRRMKIKEDELRQVIELVQSLNPRPGSQIESSEPEYVVPDVIVRKDSDRWLVELNQEAIPRLRVNPQYAGFVRRADTSADNTFMRNQLQEARWFIKSLQSRNETLMKVATQIVEHQRGFLDHGDEAMKPLVLHDIAEAVGMHESTISRVTTQKYMHTPRGIYELKYFFSSHVSTSEGGECSSTAIRAIIKKLVAAENQKKPLSDSKIAGLLEAQGIQVARRTVAKYRESLGIAPSSERKRLM; encoded by the coding sequence ATGAAACCATCGCTCGTCCTAAAAATGGGCCAGCAACTGACGATGACACCGCAGTTGCAACAGGCCATCCGCCTGCTCCAGCTCTCCACCCTGGACCTCCAACAGGAAATCCAGGAAGCGCTGGAGTCGAACCCGATGCTCGAACGTCAGGAAGACGGCGACGACTTCGACAACAGCGACCCGATGGCGGACAACGCCGAGAACAAGCCGGCCGCCGAAGTCCAGGACAACAGCTTCCAGGAAAGCACCACCAGTGCCGACACCCTGGAAGACGGTGAGTGGAGCGAGCGCATCCCCAACGAACTGCCAGTCGACACGGCCTGGGAAGACATCTACCAGACCAGTGCCAGCAGCCTGCCAAGCAACGATGACGACGAGTGGGACTTCACCACCCGCACATCGGCCGGCGAAAGCCTGCAAAGCCACCTGCTGTGGCAGCTGAACCTGGCACCGATGTCCGACACCGACCGCCTGATCGCCGTCACCCTGATCGACAGCATCAACGGCCAGGGCTACCTGGAAGACACTCTCGAGGAAATCTGCGCCGGTTTCGACCCGGAGCTGGATATCGAACTGGACGAGGTCGAAGCGGTGCTGCACCGCATCCAGCAGTTCGAGCCCGCCGGCATTGCCGCCCGCAGCCTGGGCGAATGCCTGTTGCTGCAACTGCGCCAGCTGCCCGCCAACACCCCGTGGATGACCGAAGCCAAGCGCCTGGTCACAGATTTCATCGACCTGCTCGGCAGCCGTGACTACAGCCAGCTGATGCGTCGCATGAAAATCAAGGAAGACGAGCTGCGCCAGGTCATCGAGCTGGTACAAAGCCTCAACCCGCGCCCTGGCTCGCAGATCGAGTCCAGCGAGCCTGAGTACGTGGTGCCCGACGTCATCGTGCGCAAGGATAGCGACCGCTGGCTGGTGGAACTGAACCAGGAGGCCATCCCGCGCCTGCGCGTCAACCCGCAGTACGCCGGGTTCGTGCGCCGGGCCGACACCAGCGCCGACAACACCTTCATGCGCAACCAGCTGCAGGAAGCGCGCTGGTTCATCAAGAGCCTGCAAAGCCGCAACGAAACCCTGATGAAGGTGGCCACGCAGATCGTCGAGCACCAGCGCGGCTTCCTTGACCACGGTGACGAAGCGATGAAGCCGTTGGTGCTGCATGACATCGCCGAAGCGGTGGGCATGCACGAGTCGACCATTTCGCGGGTTACCACGCAGAAATACATGCATACACCGCGTGGCATCTACGAACTGAAATACTTTTTCTCCAGCCACGTCAGCACCTCCGAAGGCGGAGAATGCTCGTCCACGGCGATCCGCGCGATCATCAAGAAACTGGTTGCGGCGGAAAATCAGAAAAAGCCATTGAGTGACAGCAAGATCGCTGGTTTACTGGAGGCACAAGGCATCCAGGTAGCCCGTCGCACCGTCGCCAAGTACCGCGAGTCCCTCGGCATCGCACCGTCGAGCGAGCGCAAGCGACTGATGTAG
- the lptB gene encoding LPS export ABC transporter ATP-binding protein, which yields MATLKAQHLAKSYKGRQVVRDVSLSIDSGQIVGLLGPNGAGKTTCFYMIVGLVQAEQGRVLIDNLDVSHQPMHGRARAGIGYLPQEASIFRKLSVADNIMAILETRKDLDRDGRRKELESLLQEFHISHIRDNLGMSLSGGERRRVEIARALATAPKFILLDEPFAGVDPISVGDIKQIIHHLKAKGIGVLITDHNVRETLDICETAYIVNDGRLIAEGDAETILANDLVKEVYLGHEFRL from the coding sequence ATGGCAACCCTCAAAGCCCAGCACCTGGCCAAGAGCTACAAGGGGCGGCAAGTCGTACGTGATGTCAGCCTGTCGATCGACAGCGGCCAGATCGTCGGCCTGCTCGGCCCCAACGGCGCCGGCAAGACCACTTGCTTCTACATGATCGTCGGCCTGGTCCAGGCCGAGCAGGGGCGCGTGCTGATCGACAACCTCGATGTCAGCCACCAGCCCATGCACGGGCGCGCCCGCGCCGGCATCGGCTACCTGCCGCAGGAAGCCTCGATCTTCCGCAAGCTGTCGGTGGCCGACAACATCATGGCCATCCTCGAGACCCGCAAGGACCTCGACCGCGACGGCCGGCGCAAAGAGCTGGAAAGCCTGCTGCAGGAGTTCCACATCAGCCACATCCGCGACAACCTCGGCATGAGCCTGTCCGGCGGTGAGCGCCGCCGCGTGGAAATTGCCCGCGCGCTGGCGACCGCGCCCAAGTTCATCCTGCTGGACGAACCCTTCGCCGGTGTCGACCCGATCTCGGTCGGCGACATCAAGCAGATCATCCACCACCTCAAGGCCAAGGGCATCGGTGTACTGATCACCGACCACAACGTGCGTGAGACCCTGGATATCTGCGAAACCGCCTATATCGTCAATGATGGCCGGTTGATCGCCGAAGGCGACGCCGAAACCATCCTGGCCAACGACCTGGTCAAAGAGGTTTACCTGGGCCACGAGTTCCGGCTCTGA
- the lptA gene encoding lipopolysaccharide transport periplasmic protein LptA — protein MRLVKTLPLLLSLSAALGSASALALPNDRDQPIRIQADNAHLDDKQGVATYTGDVIITQGSMMIKGNTVTITRSASGDIDVVTSVGNLAYFEQQQSAAKPDKMKGWGVTIQYQSQKDLVILTDRAKVENEGNTTEGEKIVYNTQTQVATAGRGGNVTSPRQRIDMVIQPKKKAE, from the coding sequence ATGAGGCTCGTTAAAACCCTCCCCCTTTTGCTCAGCCTGAGCGCAGCACTGGGAAGCGCGAGCGCCCTCGCCCTGCCGAATGACCGTGACCAGCCTATCCGCATCCAGGCCGACAACGCCCACCTGGACGACAAGCAGGGCGTGGCCACCTACACCGGCGACGTGATCATCACCCAGGGTTCGATGATGATCAAAGGCAACACCGTGACCATCACCCGCTCCGCCTCCGGCGATATCGACGTGGTGACCTCGGTGGGCAACCTGGCCTACTTCGAGCAGCAGCAGAGCGCGGCCAAGCCGGACAAGATGAAAGGCTGGGGCGTGACCATCCAGTACCAGTCGCAGAAGGACCTGGTGATCCTCACCGACCGCGCCAAGGTCGAGAACGAAGGCAACACCACCGAAGGCGAGAAGATCGTCTACAACACCCAGACCCAGGTGGCGACCGCCGGTCGTGGTGGCAACGTGACCTCGCCGCGTCAGCGTATCGACATGGTGATCCAGCCCAAGAAGAAGGCCGAGTAA
- the lptC gene encoding LPS export ABC transporter periplasmic protein LptC, translating to MFSKKARNIALLAVIAALLVAIGYWNVSPESFLDKPVAQVDASAIDYYAVNAHSVQFLPDGKLQYEMTADKVEHLKASEITLLTTPDLHLYRGTEYPWHVQSTRAEVNPDGSEVELIDKVRVARTDEKQRETIITSSRMTVFPQKQYAQTEQAVRIDGAGGTTTGKGMKAYLKEGKMDLLSNVRGQYEAR from the coding sequence ATGTTCAGCAAGAAAGCCCGCAACATTGCGCTGCTCGCGGTGATCGCCGCCCTGCTGGTGGCGATCGGCTACTGGAATGTCAGCCCGGAAAGCTTCCTCGACAAACCGGTGGCCCAGGTCGACGCAAGCGCCATCGACTACTACGCGGTCAACGCCCACAGCGTGCAGTTCCTGCCCGACGGCAAGCTGCAGTACGAAATGACCGCCGACAAGGTCGAACACCTCAAGGCCAGCGAAATCACCCTGCTGACCACGCCGGACCTGCACCTGTACCGCGGTACCGAATACCCGTGGCACGTGCAGAGCACCCGCGCCGAGGTCAACCCGGACGGCAGCGAGGTCGAACTGATCGACAAGGTCCGGGTTGCCCGCACCGACGAAAAGCAGCGTGAAACCATCATTACCAGCTCACGCATGACCGTGTTCCCGCAGAAGCAATATGCGCAGACCGAGCAAGCCGTTAGAATCGACGGCGCCGGTGGCACAACTACGGGCAAAGGAATGAAAGCGTATTTGAAAGAAGGCAAGATGGACTTGCTCTCTAACGTAAGAGGACAGTATGAGGCTCGTTAA
- a CDS encoding KdsC family phosphatase, translating into MNQDLMQRGKHVKLAVFDVDGVLTDGRLYFLEDGSEFKTFNTLDGQGIKMLMASGVTTAIISGRKTPVVERRAKNLGIPHLYQGREDKLVVLDGLLAELGLSYAEVAYLGDDLPDLPVIRRVALGMAVANAAPFVRQHAHGVTQARGGEGAAREFCELIMQAQGTLDAANANYL; encoded by the coding sequence ATGAACCAGGACCTCATGCAACGCGGCAAGCACGTCAAGCTGGCAGTGTTCGACGTGGACGGCGTGCTCACCGACGGGCGCCTGTACTTCCTCGAGGACGGCAGCGAGTTCAAGACCTTCAACACCCTCGACGGCCAGGGCATCAAGATGCTCATGGCCTCGGGCGTGACCACGGCGATCATCAGCGGGCGCAAGACCCCGGTGGTCGAGCGCCGGGCGAAGAACCTCGGCATCCCGCACCTGTACCAGGGCCGCGAGGACAAACTGGTGGTGCTGGACGGCCTGCTCGCCGAACTGGGCCTGAGCTATGCTGAAGTGGCCTACCTGGGCGACGACCTGCCCGACCTGCCGGTGATTCGCCGGGTCGCCCTGGGCATGGCGGTGGCCAACGCCGCGCCGTTCGTTCGCCAGCACGCCCATGGCGTGACCCAGGCACGTGGCGGCGAAGGCGCGGCCCGTGAATTCTGCGAACTGATCATGCAGGCCCAGGGCACCCTGGACGCTGCCAACGCCAACTACCTGTAA
- a CDS encoding KpsF/GutQ family sugar-phosphate isomerase, with translation MSQSSELIQSAQRTLRLELEAVEALLARIDDNFVKACELILASKGRVVVVGMGKSGHIGNKIAATLASTGTPAFFVHPAEASHGDMGMITRDDVILALSNSGSTAEIVTLLPLIKRLGIKLISLTGNPDSPLAQAAEVNLDARVEQEACPLNLAPTSSTTASLVLGDALAIALLEARGFTAEDFAFSHPGGALGRRLLLKVENVMHAGDELPKVPRGTLLKDALLEMSRKGLGMTVIVEADGKLAGIFTDGDLRRSLDRNIDVHTTLIDQVMTVHGKTARAEMLAAEALKIMEDHKIGALVVVDREDRPTGALNMHDLLRAGVM, from the coding sequence ATGAGCCAATCCAGCGAGCTGATCCAATCCGCCCAACGCACCCTGCGCCTGGAACTCGAGGCCGTAGAGGCCCTGCTGGCGCGCATCGACGACAATTTCGTCAAGGCCTGCGAACTGATCCTGGCCAGCAAGGGCCGGGTCGTCGTGGTCGGCATGGGCAAGTCCGGACACATCGGCAACAAGATCGCCGCCACCCTGGCCAGCACCGGCACACCGGCGTTTTTCGTGCACCCGGCCGAAGCCAGCCATGGCGACATGGGCATGATCACCCGCGATGATGTCATCCTTGCCCTGTCGAACTCCGGCAGCACCGCCGAAATCGTCACCCTGCTGCCGCTGATCAAGCGCCTGGGCATCAAGCTGATCAGCCTGACCGGCAACCCGGACTCACCCCTGGCCCAGGCTGCCGAGGTCAACCTCGACGCCCGCGTCGAGCAGGAGGCCTGCCCGCTGAACCTGGCCCCCACCTCCTCCACCACCGCATCGCTGGTGCTGGGCGATGCGCTCGCCATTGCCCTGCTCGAAGCCCGCGGCTTCACCGCCGAGGACTTTGCCTTCTCGCACCCGGGTGGTGCGCTGGGCCGCCGCCTGCTGCTCAAGGTGGAGAACGTGATGCACGCCGGCGACGAACTGCCCAAGGTGCCCCGTGGCACCCTGCTCAAGGACGCACTCCTTGAAATGTCCCGCAAAGGCCTGGGCATGACCGTGATCGTCGAAGCCGACGGCAAGCTGGCCGGGATCTTCACCGACGGCGACCTGCGCCGCAGCCTGGACCGCAACATCGACGTCCATACCACCCTGATCGACCAGGTCATGACCGTGCACGGCAAGACGGCCCGCGCCGAAATGCTCGCGGCCGAGGCCCTGAAGATCATGGAGGACCACAAGATCGGCGCCCTGGTGGTGGTGGACCGCGAGGACCGCCCGACCGGTGCCCTGAACATGCACGACCTGCTGCGCGCCGGCGTAATGTAA